The following are encoded in a window of Flavobacterium psychrotrophum genomic DNA:
- a CDS encoding ATP-binding protein, which produces MKEKFKIKRWSLRVRIFLSLILITLIASFLIAFVSIYQFKKEAKEYHEDRLERKENSIKEHISYVLANTTYPLSTENLPLIFRDRIHELANIHGTEINIYDLDGKLLKSSKAAFSVDTINQDITEPVLRVIRSTAEKRFVDLKTTLNNKKFRSSYSYIKDTKFKPLGILNLPYIEDDGYYEKEISNFIARFVQVYSFMLLISVIIAYFLSSYITKSIKEVSDRIKETRLNEVNEKIHMGDTPQEISLLVDAYNNLVDDLDESAALLAQKEREEAWREMAKQVAHEIKNPLTPMRLTVQSFQRKFDPSDPKIHEKLAEYSNTLIQQIDTMTAVASAFSNFASLPAQQNETLNVVKIVQLALEIFNECYITFHADEPQIITRMDRTQLIRIITNLVKNATQAMDDHQREPKVDVRVYREAGQAKITVTDNGKGITVEDKSRIFEPKFTTKNSGMGLGLSIIRNIVESYHGTINFKSSAGVGTTFYVSLPITTSENETQTEHTNF; this is translated from the coding sequence ATGAAAGAAAAATTTAAAATAAAACGCTGGTCGCTACGGGTAAGGATATTTTTATCGCTTATCCTTATTACCCTTATCGCATCGTTTTTGATAGCGTTTGTTTCTATTTACCAGTTTAAAAAAGAGGCTAAGGAATACCACGAAGACCGCCTGGAGCGCAAAGAAAATTCCATAAAGGAACACATCAGCTATGTACTTGCTAATACTACCTATCCGCTGAGTACAGAGAACCTGCCGCTTATATTTCGCGACCGCATACATGAGCTAGCAAACATTCATGGTACCGAGATCAATATTTACGACCTCGATGGTAAGCTGTTAAAGTCCAGTAAGGCGGCATTTTCTGTAGATACCATCAACCAGGATATTACAGAGCCCGTACTGCGTGTTATTCGTTCTACTGCCGAAAAACGCTTTGTAGACCTTAAGACCACGCTGAATAATAAGAAATTCAGGTCTTCTTACAGCTATATTAAAGATACCAAGTTCAAACCGCTGGGCATCCTGAACCTGCCTTACATTGAAGACGATGGCTACTACGAAAAAGAGATTAGCAATTTTATAGCCCGCTTTGTACAGGTATATTCGTTCATGCTGCTTATCTCGGTTATCATTGCCTATTTCCTGAGCAGTTACATTACCAAGTCCATCAAAGAAGTCAGCGACCGTATAAAGGAAACGCGCCTTAACGAGGTGAATGAGAAGATACACATGGGCGACACCCCGCAGGAAATTAGCCTGCTGGTAGATGCTTACAATAACCTGGTAGACGACCTTGATGAAAGTGCTGCACTGCTGGCACAAAAGGAGCGTGAGGAGGCCTGGCGCGAAATGGCCAAACAGGTAGCCCACGAAATTAAAAACCCGCTTACGCCGATGCGCCTTACCGTGCAGAGCTTCCAGCGCAAATTTGACCCAAGCGACCCTAAGATACATGAAAAGCTTGCAGAATACAGCAATACACTAATACAGCAAATTGATACCATGACGGCGGTAGCATCGGCATTCAGCAACTTTGCATCGTTGCCGGCGCAGCAAAATGAGACGCTTAATGTGGTAAAGATCGTGCAGCTGGCACTGGAGATATTTAATGAATGCTACATTACCTTTCATGCCGATGAACCACAGATCATTACCCGTATGGACCGTACACAGCTGATACGCATTATTACCAACCTGGTTAAAAATGCCACACAGGCCATGGACGACCACCAGCGGGAGCCTAAGGTAGATGTGCGCGTGTACCGCGAAGCCGGTCAGGCAAAAATCACGGTAACAGATAATGGTAAGGGCATTACTGTAGAAGATAAAAGCCGTATTTTTGAACCTAAGTTCACGACCAAAAATAGTGGTATGGGGCTTGGCCTAAGCATCATAAGGAATATAGTAGAGAGTTACC
- a CDS encoding CopD family protein: MDYNYIKSLHLIFVITWFAGLFYIVRLFVYHIEANSKPSPEKEILIKQYKLMSYRLWYIITWPSAVLASIFAYWMIFFTPTGNAWLTQPWMHVKLCFVFLLYLYHYNCHRIFKQLQNDEVKHTTGFMRLWNEGATLILFAVVFLVILKNAINWIYGVVGIMAFSILLMLGYKFYKKIRERNNS, from the coding sequence ATGGACTATAATTATATAAAATCGCTGCACCTCATATTTGTAATAACCTGGTTTGCCGGGCTGTTCTATATTGTGCGGTTATTTGTGTACCACATAGAGGCAAACAGTAAGCCTTCGCCCGAAAAAGAAATACTCATTAAGCAATATAAGCTTATGAGTTACAGGCTGTGGTATATCATTACATGGCCATCGGCAGTGCTGGCGAGTATTTTTGCCTACTGGATGATTTTCTTTACCCCTACGGGTAATGCCTGGCTTACCCAGCCGTGGATGCACGTAAAGCTGTGCTTTGTGTTTCTGCTGTACCTGTACCATTACAACTGCCACAGGATATTTAAACAATTACAAAACGATGAGGTAAAACACACTACAGGTTTTATGCGTTTGTGGAACGAAGGTGCCACGCTTATTTTGTTTGCCGTGGTTTTTTTAGTAATTTTAAAAAATGCCATCAACTGGATCTATGGTGTGGTGGGCATTATGGCATTCAGCATTTTATTAATGCTGGGCTATAAATTTTATAAAAAGATACGGGAGCGTAACAACTCCTAA
- a CDS encoding MATE family efflux transporter yields the protein MELTSRDLAKKDIKGLLIKQSIPSSVGILFMSVNVLIDTIFVGRWIGSLAIAALSVVMPITFFISSLGMAIGVGGSSVLSRALGANDKNKAISTFAHQLMMTLIIASLFVAAGLLFTDKILYAFGAAGKIVQPAKEFFFPILLAVPFQALSMMGNNVIRAEDKSKHAMIAMIISTVANLLLDILFIKILGMGVLGAAIATGSSFVLSFFYIAWFFIYKSELKLKWHNFIWDKKISWEIISMSFVTFARQGVISVLNVLLNHTLYAQGGEAAITIYGIVSRMLMFALFPVLGVTQGFLPIAGYNYGANNKERVRESIRLSILYAGGLAILIFVVIMVLAKPIVAVFTTDAQIIKETPGALRWVFAASPIIAVQLVGAAYFQAAGKTVKALLLTLTKQGFFLIPLVLILPQYFGLFGIWIAFPIADISSTIVTGIFLKKEMATHLKEI from the coding sequence ATGGAGTTAACATCCAGAGACCTTGCAAAAAAAGATATTAAAGGGTTGCTCATTAAACAGAGCATCCCCTCATCTGTAGGTATCTTGTTTATGAGCGTAAATGTGCTTATAGATACCATTTTTGTAGGCCGCTGGATAGGTTCGCTTGCCATAGCTGCACTATCGGTAGTAATGCCCATTACGTTTTTTATATCGTCGCTGGGCATGGCCATAGGGGTAGGAGGCAGCTCGGTTTTATCGCGTGCATTAGGCGCAAATGATAAAAATAAGGCGATAAGCACCTTTGCCCACCAGCTTATGATGACGCTAATTATAGCATCATTGTTTGTAGCTGCAGGGCTGTTGTTTACCGATAAGATATTATATGCCTTTGGCGCAGCCGGAAAAATAGTACAGCCTGCTAAAGAATTCTTTTTCCCGATATTGCTTGCAGTACCGTTTCAGGCACTAAGTATGATGGGTAATAACGTTATACGTGCCGAAGATAAGTCGAAGCACGCTATGATAGCCATGATAATTAGTACGGTGGCTAACCTGCTGCTTGATATCCTGTTTATAAAAATACTGGGTATGGGGGTGTTGGGTGCTGCCATTGCCACAGGGTCATCATTTGTACTTTCGTTCTTTTATATCGCGTGGTTCTTTATTTACAAAAGCGAGCTGAAACTAAAATGGCACAACTTTATCTGGGACAAAAAAATATCGTGGGAAATCATTTCCATGAGTTTTGTAACCTTTGCCCGTCAGGGGGTTATCAGCGTGCTTAATGTATTACTAAACCATACGCTGTATGCGCAGGGTGGCGAGGCGGCCATAACCATTTATGGCATTGTTAGCCGTATGCTTATGTTTGCGCTGTTTCCTGTTTTAGGCGTTACACAGGGTTTTCTGCCCATTGCCGGATACAATTACGGAGCCAACAACAAAGAGCGCGTACGCGAAAGCATTCGCCTGTCTATACTTTATGCTGGCGGACTTGCAATTTTAATATTTGTGGTCATAATGGTATTGGCAAAACCCATAGTGGCAGTATTTACGACTGATGCTCAAATTATAAAAGAAACGCCGGGTGCACTGCGCTGGGTATTTGCGGCATCGCCCATTATTGCGGTACAGCTGGTTGGGGCGGCTTATTTTCAGGCGGCGGGTAAAACGGTTAAGGCACTTTTGCTTACCCTGACCAAACAGGGTTTTTTCCTGATACCGCTGGTACTCATACTGCCGCAATATTTTGGCCTTTTCGGTATCTGGATCGCATTTCCCATTGCAGATATATCGTCTACAATAGTAACAGGCATTTTTCTGAAAAAGGAAATGGCTACGCATCTTAAAGAAATTTAA
- the hemH gene encoding ferrochelatase, giving the protein MKGVLLVNLGSPDSPTAKDVKPYLDEFLMDKYVIDVPFLLRALLVRGIILRKRPEESAHAYAKIWWDEGSPLIVLSKRLQDKVAPNADVPVALAMRYGKPSLETGLKELADKGVTDVLLFPLYPQYAMASTMTIEVLAEEIRAKKFPQMKLTNVPAFYNNPDYIDALANSIKRGLEGYDYDKLVFSYHGIPERHVRKTDATKSHKKFTTDVMCCTPGTPAAAFCYRTHCYETTRLVVEKLGIPKDKYYQTFQSRLAGDKWLEPYTDVEINKMPAKGIKNIAVVTPAFVADCLETLEEIGMRADEDFKENGGEHFKTIPCLNDDAQWVATVTKWINTWAATGKVLN; this is encoded by the coding sequence ATGAAAGGAGTATTATTAGTAAACCTTGGTTCACCGGATAGCCCAACGGCTAAGGATGTAAAGCCTTACCTCGACGAATTTTTGATGGATAAGTACGTTATAGATGTCCCTTTTTTGCTTAGGGCTTTACTGGTACGTGGCATTATACTGCGCAAGAGGCCGGAAGAATCTGCCCATGCCTATGCTAAAATATGGTGGGATGAGGGTTCTCCGCTTATTGTACTGAGCAAAAGGCTTCAGGATAAGGTAGCGCCAAATGCCGATGTGCCTGTAGCACTGGCCATGCGCTATGGTAAGCCGTCTTTAGAAACAGGGCTAAAAGAGCTTGCAGACAAAGGTGTTACCGATGTGTTGCTGTTTCCGTTATACCCGCAGTATGCTATGGCGAGTACTATGACCATAGAGGTTTTGGCAGAAGAGATCAGGGCTAAGAAATTTCCGCAGATGAAGCTTACCAATGTGCCTGCCTTTTATAATAATCCTGATTATATTGATGCACTTGCCAACTCTATTAAGCGTGGGCTTGAAGGCTACGATTATGATAAGCTGGTGTTTAGCTACCACGGTATACCGGAAAGGCATGTGCGTAAGACAGATGCTACTAAATCGCATAAAAAATTCACTACAGATGTAATGTGCTGTACGCCGGGTACACCTGCGGCGGCATTTTGCTACCGTACCCATTGTTACGAAACTACCCGCCTTGTGGTAGAAAAGCTTGGTATCCCTAAAGATAAATATTATCAAACCTTTCAAAGCCGACTGGCCGGAGATAAATGGCTGGAACCATATACCGATGTTGAGATAAATAAAATGCCGGCAAAAGGCATTAAAAATATAGCTGTGGTAACCCCCGCTTTTGTGGCAGACTGCCTGGAAACGCTTGAAGAAATAGGTATGCGTGCCGATGAAGACTTTAAAGAAAATGGCGGAGAGCACTTTAAGACAATTCCCTGTCTTAATGATGATGCCCAGTGGGTAGCCACCGTAACAAAATGGATAAACACCTGGGCCGCTACAGGTAAAGTATTAAATTAA
- a CDS encoding DUF4421 family protein: MGIKNFITALFSVSGACIAQTDTLSNAYYKKYDNVIAVQAFTLSTSNSFTLDYIQDDTTLSMNPNSKTTLGVAVQYDIISFSLGFSPKFFNENRDNKDSKMRSFSFNLFPGRFMQHFDLYYQKGITVSQDDGAGIYLPGLKTLKVGGSTSYFFNKNYSFTASSFQNAKQLKSAGSFAPVLSYYYTEFNSAGEPLIADDKMYYVDVALAPAYYYNWVIGKNFLLSSGASLGAGFTTTVDDNTTTNLLINGSLLLAPGYNGERWFGGLNARASFFTHGSQSNVQLSDIIGYTTWFIGYRFDEPKFLKRERIKVEEKFKKEL, encoded by the coding sequence ATGGGTATAAAAAATTTTATAACAGCATTGTTTTCTGTTTCGGGTGCCTGTATAGCACAAACCGATACACTAAGTAATGCTTATTATAAAAAATATGACAATGTAATAGCAGTACAGGCATTTACCCTGAGCACCTCTAATAGTTTTACCCTGGATTACATTCAGGATGATACCACGCTAAGCATGAATCCTAATTCTAAGACTACGCTGGGTGTGGCAGTACAATACGATATCATTTCGTTCAGCCTTGGCTTTTCGCCAAAGTTCTTTAATGAGAACCGCGACAATAAAGATTCTAAAATGAGGTCGTTCAGCTTTAACCTGTTTCCCGGCAGGTTTATGCAGCACTTTGACCTGTATTATCAAAAAGGTATTACGGTATCTCAGGATGATGGCGCTGGAATTTACTTACCCGGCCTAAAAACATTAAAGGTGGGCGGGAGTACCTCTTATTTTTTTAATAAAAATTATTCGTTTACCGCATCGTCGTTCCAAAATGCAAAACAGCTAAAAAGCGCCGGCAGTTTTGCACCTGTATTGTCTTATTACTACACCGAATTTAATTCGGCAGGCGAGCCGCTTATAGCAGACGATAAAATGTATTATGTAGACGTAGCCCTGGCGCCGGCTTATTATTACAACTGGGTTATTGGTAAAAACTTTTTGTTGTCGTCAGGAGCATCACTTGGCGCAGGCTTTACCACAACGGTAGATGATAACACTACTACAAACCTGCTTATTAACGGGTCGTTGCTCCTTGCGCCCGGCTATAATGGCGAGCGCTGGTTTGGCGGGCTCAATGCGCGTGCATCATTTTTTACGCACGGCAGCCAGAGTAATGTACAGCTAAGCGATATTATAGGCTATACCACATGGTTTATAGGATATAGATTTGATGAACCCAAATTCTTAAAAAGGGAACGTATTAAAGTAGAAGAGAAGTTTAAAAAGGAACTGTAA